In Lascolabacillus massiliensis, a single genomic region encodes these proteins:
- a CDS encoding S9 family peptidase: MKNKQLLFLLAAFLLTINLHSQNLFKPEKLFNFGPIPLHKPVILDSLNLNNTPFSDEMLLSYSVTFPDHTRFTTILTPDSSGFFHLNKPEEGNAFQLFSIFVNGDRYGRGKLTVTSPNPLELWVDDVKRATKTQLNDSLHHSGSVDTYLNGFANNHRVIIKMFVSADNKINPAVKIELKPEEADSLLNYSFSNTNKRRINIKDILEGKRVSNTSISPSGRFVLIGLRETLPGGKSVDFIEVYDTKQKQTIISEIANRQSLRWMPESDILYYVDDINDKRNVYTLNPITKETNILAEGLPKESIYIAPDEKSLFFSTKETISASSPAGLKRLIGINDRQSSYRDRRFLYRHFPDNGLTQQITFGKQSASLNDISLDSRYLLFSTTEEDLSERPFQKTSLYMLDMVTMVIDTIWQNETYAYSAQFSPDGKYILIQGAPEAFGGIGLNINPDQIANSYDTQSFIMDLKTKEVDPVTKNFDPTITAQTWSPQDNFIYYRVEEGDRVNMYRYSYRNKKFEKLPLKEDVIQSFNLAKNGAWATYTGVSVSNSSRSYLLNLKNMESTLLSDPYAEKLSSLNLGEVKDWNFESSFGDEIEGRYYLPPNFDPTKKYPLIVYYYAGTSPTSRIFESTYPLHVYAAQDYVVYTLQPSGTTGYGQEFSARHVNAWGDQTAEEIIEGVKKFVASHSFVDSTKIGNIGASYGGFMTQYLITKTDLFTASVSHAGISNITSYWGEGYWGYSYSAGASAGSFPWNNPELYVKQSPLFYADKINTPLLLLHGTADTNVPIGESIQMYNALKLLNKPVEFIQVIGENHAIYDYDKRIAWNNAIYAWFAKWLKEDSRWWDSMYPVE; this comes from the coding sequence ATGAAGAATAAGCAATTGTTATTTTTATTAGCAGCGTTTTTATTAACTATTAATCTGCATTCGCAAAACTTATTTAAGCCGGAGAAGTTGTTTAACTTTGGACCTATTCCTTTGCACAAACCAGTAATCCTTGATAGTCTGAATTTGAATAACACACCATTTTCTGACGAAATGCTGTTATCATATTCAGTTACTTTTCCTGATCATACTCGATTTACTACTATTCTTACACCTGATAGTTCAGGATTTTTTCATTTAAACAAACCAGAAGAGGGAAATGCTTTTCAGCTTTTTTCTATTTTTGTAAATGGGGACAGATATGGTAGAGGCAAGCTTACTGTAACATCACCTAATCCTTTGGAGTTGTGGGTAGATGATGTAAAAAGAGCAACAAAAACACAATTAAATGATAGTTTACACCACTCAGGATCTGTTGACACTTATCTGAACGGATTTGCGAACAACCACCGAGTAATAATTAAAATGTTTGTTTCAGCTGACAATAAAATAAATCCCGCAGTAAAAATTGAACTCAAGCCTGAAGAAGCAGACTCACTTTTAAACTACTCTTTTAGTAACACAAATAAAAGAAGAATAAATATTAAAGATATTTTAGAGGGTAAAAGAGTCAGCAATACATCAATTTCACCAAGTGGAAGATTTGTACTTATAGGTCTGAGAGAAACTCTGCCGGGTGGAAAAAGCGTTGATTTTATTGAGGTATATGATACAAAACAAAAACAGACTATAATTTCAGAAATTGCAAACAGACAGAGTTTACGATGGATGCCTGAATCTGATATTTTATACTATGTTGATGATATAAATGATAAAAGGAATGTATATACACTGAATCCAATTACAAAAGAAACTAATATTCTGGCAGAGGGGCTACCAAAAGAGAGTATTTATATTGCCCCTGATGAGAAATCCCTTTTCTTCTCCACAAAAGAGACTATCTCTGCTTCAAGCCCTGCTGGTTTAAAACGACTCATTGGTATAAATGACAGACAGTCAAGTTACAGAGACCGAAGATTCCTATACAGACACTTCCCGGATAATGGACTGACTCAGCAAATCACTTTTGGCAAGCAGTCTGCATCCCTTAATGATATATCTCTGGATTCGAGATATCTACTATTCTCAACCACAGAGGAAGATCTTTCTGAACGTCCATTCCAAAAGACTTCACTTTACATGCTGGATATGGTTACAATGGTTATTGACACAATCTGGCAAAATGAAACTTACGCTTACTCGGCACAATTCTCTCCTGATGGAAAATATATCCTTATTCAGGGTGCTCCTGAAGCATTTGGAGGCATTGGTCTTAACATAAATCCCGATCAAATTGCCAACAGCTATGATACACAGTCATTTATAATGGATCTGAAAACTAAAGAAGTTGATCCAGTAACTAAAAACTTCGATCCAACTATAACAGCACAAACTTGGAGCCCACAGGATAATTTCATTTATTATAGAGTTGAGGAGGGTGACAGAGTAAACATGTATCGATACTCTTATCGAAATAAAAAGTTCGAAAAACTCCCACTTAAAGAAGATGTAATCCAATCTTTCAATCTAGCAAAAAATGGAGCCTGGGCTACATACACAGGTGTGAGCGTTTCAAACTCAAGCAGGAGTTATCTGTTAAATCTAAAAAATATGGAGTCAACACTGTTATCAGATCCATATGCGGAAAAACTAAGCAGTCTTAATTTGGGAGAGGTAAAGGATTGGAACTTCGAGTCCTCATTCGGTGATGAGATAGAAGGTCGATATTATTTACCCCCAAACTTTGATCCTACAAAAAAATATCCATTGATCGTATACTACTATGCCGGAACAAGTCCCACCTCACGCATATTCGAAAGCACCTATCCACTACATGTTTATGCAGCTCAGGATTATGTAGTTTATACTTTACAGCCTAGTGGAACAACAGGTTACGGTCAAGAATTCTCTGCACGTCACGTAAATGCGTGGGGAGACCAGACTGCAGAAGAGATAATCGAGGGAGTAAAAAAGTTTGTTGCATCACACTCATTTGTGGATAGCACTAAAATTGGCAATATAGGAGCTTCTTATGGAGGGTTTATGACTCAGTACCTTATTACAAAAACCGATCTGTTTACGGCATCCGTTTCACATGCAGGTATAAGCAATATCACAAGTTATTGGGGTGAAGGATACTGGGGATACTCATACAGTGCCGGGGCAAGTGCCGGCAGCTTCCCATGGAATAATCCTGAGCTCTATGTTAAACAGAGCCCTCTATTTTATGCAGATAAAATTAATACTCCATTATTATTACTACATGGGACAGCAGATACAAACGTTCCAATTGGCGAAAGTATACAGATGTATAACGCATTGAAACTACTTAATAAACCGGTAGAATTTATTCAGGTAATTGGAGAAAACCATGCTATATACGATTATGATAAACGGATCGCATGGAACAATGCTATATATGCATGGTTTGCAAAATGGCTAAAAGAAGATTCAAGATGGTGGGATTCAATGTATCCTGTGGAATAG
- a CDS encoding inositol monophosphatase family protein, whose translation MEDLCQKVMKIARDVGNYLKTEQQLFNKRDIELKGSRNYVTYIDKEAENRLIGRLQEILPESGFLAEEETVEFMDKEYTWIIDPLDGTTNYVHGDTPYSVSIALKHENNIVLGVVYDPLADQMFSATSKDNAFLNGNKLHISSHATLKNAYIGFGIPYKLDERGEQILRNAADHFRNTSFRIKGSAALEICYVAAGKSDTYFHSGLSPWDVAAGAFILECAGGKCTDFSGGNNYLFGREMVATNGFIHEEIMKYIINR comes from the coding sequence ATGGAAGATTTATGTCAGAAAGTAATGAAGATAGCACGTGATGTAGGTAACTATCTTAAAACAGAGCAGCAACTATTCAACAAAAGGGATATTGAACTGAAAGGCAGTCGAAACTACGTAACATATATAGATAAAGAAGCTGAAAACAGGCTGATCGGTCGACTTCAGGAGATACTTCCTGAAAGTGGCTTTCTAGCTGAAGAAGAGACTGTTGAATTCATGGACAAAGAGTATACATGGATTATTGATCCACTTGATGGTACTACTAACTATGTTCATGGAGACACTCCCTACTCAGTAAGTATTGCACTGAAGCATGAAAATAATATTGTACTTGGGGTCGTTTATGATCCTTTAGCAGATCAAATGTTTAGTGCAACATCAAAAGACAATGCTTTTTTAAATGGAAACAAACTGCATATTAGTAGCCACGCTACATTGAAGAATGCATACATCGGCTTCGGAATCCCTTATAAGTTAGATGAACGAGGTGAACAGATACTTAGAAACGCTGCTGATCATTTCCGTAATACAAGCTTTAGAATAAAAGGTTCAGCTGCTTTAGAGATTTGTTATGTTGCAGCAGGAAAAAGCGACACCTACTTCCATTCCGGACTTTCACCATGGGATGTAGCAGCAGGTGCTTTTATCCTGGAGTGTGCTGGTGGCAAGTGCACCGATTTCTCAGGTGGTAACAACTACCTCTTTGGCAGAGAAATGGTAGCTACAAATGGATTCATACACGAAGAGATTATGAAATATATTATCAACAGATAA
- a CDS encoding DUF5686 family protein → MNRGKIIQTILFLLISLSCFASESLPLDTLLIRVMNAAEKYNDLVESYSAEVYTRSYVETKEKNFLYKYTHLIPQFVIHDPHNDNALIETISNYRFDYPNNYVQDIKHVSGTISSKKDIESIPFKLININIYGETTNDESFFMPLRFSTAKYYNYQLSKTFTENNKTYYYIHYTPIYENTKLLEGYFIIERGTWRVIFFRGEGVDIFSDFSFEMTMGNEWITNYLPVNLIIYQTTSYLGNKLASRHLANINYNEIELRSITEPERSLNISDFYKIRLDSVPVRSDTAFWNTHRPIPLQAQEKEVLLNYLQSLKEKESDKANGNNLEDPKIAQQLAQRMVMNSSYKYKSVRLGYSGLFNPLMLGYSTRDGLTYRQKLSFNIDLSHNRTVKIDAFAGYMFRRKEFFTDLTTTWNYNPFRLGSASISLGNGNPTYSSLFVDQIQDSLKNKGLSFEDISLFYYKDYYIKLFNTMELTNGLLLQTGIDYHIRKSKNTPTLLRSTNSAIEPIEDMFGTKRSFAPFVRVSWTPRQYYRYEGRQKIYVRSSFPTFKAELSRSFKDILGSTSIFNRVEFDISQNIPIGLMHSFQYHLGAGRFINQKTEYFADFVYFAKNNFPENWNDGLGGVFNLLSRDLYNASDSYIQAHFMYETPFLILKNIPFVSDFADKERIYISQLYTPQIISYTELGYGIGNRYFNAGIFGSFHKTDFRHIGVRAAFEF, encoded by the coding sequence ATGAATAGAGGTAAGATAATACAAACTATACTTTTTTTGTTAATCTCACTGAGTTGTTTTGCATCCGAGTCTCTTCCTCTGGATACATTACTTATAAGAGTGATGAATGCTGCAGAAAAATATAATGACTTGGTGGAAAGCTATTCCGCCGAAGTCTATACCCGTTCATATGTTGAAACAAAAGAAAAAAATTTCCTATATAAATATACTCATCTGATCCCACAATTTGTTATTCATGATCCTCACAACGACAATGCTTTAATAGAAACAATAAGTAACTACAGATTCGACTATCCAAATAACTATGTACAGGATATTAAACACGTTTCAGGAACTATATCAAGTAAAAAAGATATTGAGTCAATTCCATTTAAACTTATAAATATTAACATATACGGTGAAACAACAAATGATGAGAGTTTTTTCATGCCATTACGATTTAGTACAGCTAAATATTACAACTATCAATTATCTAAAACCTTCACAGAGAACAACAAAACATACTATTATATACACTATACCCCTATTTATGAAAACACTAAACTATTAGAAGGTTATTTTATAATTGAGAGAGGTACATGGAGAGTGATTTTTTTCAGAGGTGAGGGAGTGGATATTTTTTCTGACTTCTCCTTTGAAATGACTATGGGTAACGAGTGGATAACCAATTATCTGCCAGTTAACCTGATAATATATCAAACTACATCTTATTTGGGGAACAAACTTGCATCAAGACACCTTGCAAATATAAATTATAATGAGATAGAGCTTAGAAGTATTACTGAGCCTGAAAGATCTTTGAATATCAGTGATTTTTATAAGATAAGGCTCGACTCAGTTCCTGTAAGAAGTGACACTGCTTTTTGGAATACCCACAGACCAATTCCTTTACAAGCACAAGAAAAAGAGGTTTTACTTAATTACCTGCAGAGTTTAAAAGAGAAAGAATCTGACAAAGCAAATGGTAATAATTTAGAAGATCCCAAAATTGCGCAACAACTGGCTCAAAGAATGGTTATGAACTCCAGTTACAAATATAAATCGGTGAGGTTGGGATATTCGGGACTTTTTAATCCATTAATGTTGGGATATTCTACAAGGGATGGTCTAACCTATCGTCAGAAATTATCATTCAATATTGACTTAAGTCACAACCGTACTGTAAAAATTGATGCATTTGCCGGGTATATGTTTCGGAGAAAGGAGTTTTTTACTGATTTAACAACAACTTGGAACTACAACCCCTTTCGCTTAGGTAGCGCATCAATTTCATTAGGTAATGGTAATCCTACATACAGTTCACTATTTGTAGATCAGATACAGGATAGTCTTAAAAATAAGGGGCTTTCTTTTGAAGATATATCCCTTTTTTACTACAAAGATTACTACATTAAACTATTTAATACTATGGAGTTGACAAATGGTCTTCTTCTTCAAACAGGTATTGATTATCATATCAGAAAAAGCAAAAACACTCCTACTCTGCTCCGATCCACAAATAGCGCGATTGAACCAATAGAAGATATGTTTGGTACAAAAAGATCATTTGCACCATTTGTAAGAGTAAGTTGGACACCAAGACAGTATTACAGATATGAAGGTAGACAAAAAATATATGTAAGATCCTCATTTCCAACATTTAAAGCAGAGTTATCCAGGAGTTTCAAGGACATATTAGGAAGCACCTCAATTTTTAATCGTGTGGAGTTTGATATTAGTCAGAATATCCCAATTGGTTTAATGCATTCATTTCAGTACCATTTGGGCGCAGGTCGTTTTATAAACCAAAAAACTGAATACTTTGCAGACTTTGTTTACTTCGCAAAAAACAATTTCCCTGAAAACTGGAATGATGGTTTAGGAGGGGTTTTCAACCTGTTAAGCAGAGATTTATACAATGCCTCTGACTCATACATTCAGGCGCACTTCATGTACGAAACCCCATTCTTGATATTGAAGAATATCCCTTTTGTATCTGATTTTGCAGATAAGGAAAGAATCTATATTAGTCAGTTGTATACTCCTCAAATTATTTCATATACAGAGTTAGGCTATGGAATTGGTAATAGATATTTTAATGCAGGTATATTCGGCTCTTTTCACAAAACCGATTTTCGTCATATAGGTGTACGAGCAGCGTTTGAATTTTGA
- a CDS encoding GH3 auxin-responsive promoter family protein, with protein sequence MIQRIARSILNSYYKPVESFLENPLDTQLRTLQYLLEHGQNTLYGKKMGFANIKNYSGFNKNVPVISYEELRPYLNKIIVDKKENVLWDTPVKWFAMSSGTTEDKSKYIPVTKESLYNGNYRAGYHMLGTYAVHHPETTFVLGKTLVMGGSQQVNMIGDSIYTGDISAILMKNLPRAVKKRRTPEEIALLPDWEEKLEKLAEYSKKTDIRALIGVPSWMLVLLKKIVEETGRSITDIWPNIEVFFHGGVSFIPFRSQFNKLIPSDKMNYWETYNASEGFFGVQFTPESSDMLLILDNEVYYEFIPVEEWDKENPQTVPLEGVEIGRQYAMVISTSGGLWRYKIGDTVQFSSINPYLFRLTGRTKQFINAFGEELIVDNADKAIEEACLKTGAKVNEYTAAPVYFSESHNGAHEWLIEFETEPNDLKEFTLLLDESLKKLNSDYEAKRSYNLSLNIPVVRSLEKGVFYSWMKQREKIGGQNKVPKLSNDRRYIDSILDFVSKKS encoded by the coding sequence ATGATTCAAAGAATAGCACGATCGATACTAAACTCTTATTACAAACCTGTGGAAAGTTTCTTGGAGAATCCACTAGACACACAGCTGCGAACACTACAATATCTTTTGGAACATGGTCAGAACACTCTTTATGGAAAAAAAATGGGTTTCGCTAATATTAAAAACTACAGTGGGTTTAATAAGAATGTGCCTGTAATATCATATGAAGAGTTAAGACCATATCTGAATAAAATAATCGTAGATAAAAAAGAGAATGTACTTTGGGACACACCGGTAAAGTGGTTCGCGATGTCTTCAGGTACAACTGAAGATAAAAGTAAATATATCCCTGTAACTAAAGAGTCTCTTTATAATGGGAATTATCGTGCAGGTTACCATATGCTTGGAACTTACGCAGTTCATCATCCAGAAACGACATTTGTTTTGGGAAAAACATTGGTGATGGGGGGTAGTCAGCAGGTTAATATGATAGGTGATAGTATATATACTGGGGATATTTCTGCTATTCTGATGAAGAATCTTCCAAGAGCTGTAAAAAAAAGAAGGACACCCGAAGAGATTGCCCTGCTTCCTGATTGGGAGGAGAAGCTGGAAAAGCTTGCAGAATATTCAAAAAAAACTGATATACGTGCTCTCATTGGTGTGCCTTCGTGGATGCTTGTTTTATTAAAAAAGATTGTTGAAGAAACTGGTAGATCCATCACCGATATATGGCCAAATATTGAAGTGTTTTTTCACGGAGGGGTGAGTTTTATTCCATTCAGATCTCAGTTTAATAAACTTATCCCATCTGATAAAATGAATTACTGGGAAACCTATAATGCATCAGAAGGTTTTTTTGGTGTTCAGTTTACACCTGAATCGAGTGATATGCTGCTTATTTTGGATAATGAAGTGTATTATGAATTTATTCCTGTTGAAGAGTGGGATAAAGAAAATCCTCAGACTGTTCCATTAGAAGGAGTTGAAATTGGAAGGCAGTATGCAATGGTAATTTCTACAAGTGGAGGTCTTTGGCGTTATAAGATTGGAGATACAGTACAATTTTCATCAATCAACCCCTATCTCTTCAGACTAACAGGACGTACAAAACAGTTCATAAATGCATTTGGGGAAGAATTGATTGTGGACAATGCAGATAAGGCAATTGAAGAAGCTTGTCTTAAGACAGGAGCAAAAGTTAATGAATATACTGCTGCACCGGTATATTTTTCGGAAAGTCATAATGGTGCTCATGAGTGGTTAATCGAGTTTGAAACTGAGCCGAATGATTTGAAGGAATTCACATTGTTGCTGGATGAGAGCCTTAAAAAGCTTAATTCAGACTATGAAGCTAAACGTTCTTATAATCTATCATTAAATATCCCTGTTGTCAGATCATTAGAGAAAGGTGTCTTCTATAGCTGGATGAAACAAAGGGAGAAAATTGGAGGTCAGAACAAAGTTCCCAAGCTGTCAAATGACCGTAGATATATAGATAGTATATTAGATTTTGTATCAAAAAAATCCTAA
- a CDS encoding DUF4293 domain-containing protein → MFQRIQTIFLVLAAAAMLIASSTPLATFNYNYSEEVVFESMGIYLNGTLNDSTWGLFAISIGSSVLALITIFLYKKRMLQIRLSIFNLVLMIGFYLFFGFIFYKVYSVEELLFNKIGVGLIMPLIAIILTILAIRRIGSDEALVQSLNRLRG, encoded by the coding sequence ATGTTTCAACGTATTCAAACAATTTTCCTGGTTCTGGCAGCTGCAGCAATGCTGATTGCATCTTCAACTCCATTAGCAACCTTTAATTATAATTATAGTGAAGAGGTTGTTTTCGAGTCTATGGGTATTTACCTGAATGGAACATTAAATGACTCCACATGGGGTCTGTTTGCTATCAGTATAGGTAGTTCAGTGCTGGCTTTAATTACTATCTTTTTATACAAAAAGAGAATGTTGCAGATAAGACTATCCATTTTCAATCTTGTATTGATGATTGGATTCTATCTGTTTTTTGGATTTATTTTCTACAAAGTATATTCAGTAGAAGAGCTCCTTTTTAATAAAATTGGTGTTGGTTTAATAATGCCTTTAATAGCCATCATCCTAACAATTTTGGCAATAAGGAGAATAGGTTCGGATGAGGCTTTAGTGCAGTCTTTAAACCGGTTGAGAGGCTAA
- a CDS encoding Crp/Fnr family transcriptional regulator: protein MLSDAERNLLRENARVLNFKKNELIYLEDETPKDLMCLFKGKVKIFKSGVGGRSQIIRIIRPFMYFGYRAYFAREPYVTAASAFESCTVCMIPMELIESFLRKNGDLAMFFIQMLSVDLGIADQRVVNLTQKHVRGRLAESLIFLKESYGLEEDGATINIYLAREDLASLSNMTTSNAIRTLSNFANERIIAVDGRKIKIIDEERLRKISRIG, encoded by the coding sequence ATGTTGTCTGATGCTGAGCGTAATCTTTTACGTGAAAACGCTCGTGTACTTAATTTTAAGAAAAACGAACTTATTTATCTTGAGGATGAAACTCCTAAAGACCTCATGTGCCTCTTCAAAGGAAAGGTAAAAATATTCAAAAGTGGGGTAGGTGGGAGAAGTCAGATAATCCGGATAATACGCCCTTTTATGTATTTCGGTTATCGAGCATATTTTGCAAGAGAACCGTATGTTACTGCTGCATCTGCATTTGAATCCTGCACAGTTTGCATGATACCCATGGAACTAATTGAGTCTTTTCTTAGAAAAAATGGGGACCTTGCCATGTTCTTCATCCAGATGCTCTCGGTTGACCTGGGTATAGCAGATCAACGAGTTGTAAACTTAACTCAAAAACATGTACGGGGACGTCTGGCTGAATCATTGATATTCCTTAAAGAAAGCTATGGTTTGGAAGAGGATGGTGCAACAATAAATATTTACCTCGCCCGTGAGGATCTGGCAAGTTTATCAAATATGACAACCTCAAATGCCATCAGGACGCTATCGAATTTTGCTAATGAAAGAATCATAGCTGTAGATGGGAGAAAAATAAAAATAATCGATGAAGAAAGACTTCGAAAAATAAGCCGAATAGGATAA
- a CDS encoding outer membrane protein assembly factor BamD produces MKLKLIFFLMFAIALGSCSEYNKILKSTDRDLKYSYAKKYFEEGKYSRSVTLLEELVAFMKGTAQAEESLYLLAQSHYNSRDYFSATEVFTTYYNTYPNGEYAEAALFYSAYGMYLDSPDARLDQTKTYKAIAEFQKYIERYPQTERAEQAKNYLFELQEKLAYKELLAAQLYLNLGNYMGNNYESAVITAREAMKSYPFSIYMEEYQITILRARYEFAQRSTLQAQPERYRMVVDEYFNYTNTFPNGKYIAEAEEYYKEAQSKIDVLPTT; encoded by the coding sequence ATGAAACTTAAACTTATCTTTTTTTTGATGTTCGCTATTGCCCTCGGTTCGTGCAGCGAGTACAATAAAATTTTGAAAAGTACCGATAGGGATTTGAAGTATAGCTATGCTAAAAAATATTTCGAAGAGGGTAAGTATAGTCGTAGTGTAACACTGCTTGAAGAGCTTGTTGCTTTTATGAAAGGTACTGCACAAGCTGAAGAATCGTTGTATTTGTTAGCACAGAGTCATTATAACTCAAGAGACTATTTTTCGGCAACTGAAGTTTTTACTACTTACTACAACACATATCCAAATGGTGAATATGCCGAAGCTGCTTTGTTTTATTCAGCCTACGGGATGTATCTCGACTCTCCTGACGCTAGATTAGATCAAACAAAGACATACAAAGCAATTGCAGAGTTTCAGAAATATATAGAAAGATATCCTCAGACAGAACGTGCTGAGCAAGCAAAGAATTATCTGTTTGAATTACAGGAGAAACTGGCTTATAAAGAACTACTTGCTGCTCAGTTGTATTTGAACCTTGGTAATTATATGGGTAATAACTATGAATCAGCAGTTATTACTGCCAGGGAAGCAATGAAAAGCTATCCATTTTCAATATATATGGAGGAGTATCAGATTACAATACTGCGTGCAAGGTATGAATTCGCACAGAGAAGTACATTGCAGGCACAACCTGAACGTTATCGAATGGTTGTTGATGAGTATTTTAACTATACCAATACATTCCCAAATGGAAAGTATATAGCTGAAGCCGAAGAATATTATAAAGAAGCACAAAGCAAAATAGATGTTTTGCCTACAACTTGA
- a CDS encoding DNA-directed RNA polymerase subunit omega, whose product MDYRKIAASSNTETRDVMKLSEPVGNVYEMVRIIGKRANQISIDMKQDLDSKLQEFASYSDNLEEVFENHEQIEISKFYEKLPKPSLLAIEEWKENEIYYRNPSKEKDLF is encoded by the coding sequence ATGGATTACAGAAAAATAGCCGCAAGCTCAAATACAGAAACCCGTGACGTAATGAAATTGTCAGAACCGGTTGGAAATGTTTATGAGATGGTTAGAATTATTGGTAAAAGAGCTAATCAGATTAGCATAGATATGAAACAGGATCTTGATTCAAAACTTCAGGAGTTTGCTTCATATAGTGATAATTTGGAAGAGGTTTTTGAAAACCACGAACAGATTGAGATATCCAAATTCTACGAAAAACTCCCTAAACCTTCATTGCTTGCAATTGAAGAGTGGAAAGAGAACGAAATTTATTATCGTAACCCTTCGAAAGAAAAAGATTTGTTCTGA
- the ispE gene encoding 4-(cytidine 5'-diphospho)-2-C-methyl-D-erythritol kinase produces the protein MICFPNAKINLGLQIVSRRQDGYHNLETIFYPIELKEGLEITSASKSDELNTQNKFRLFTYGDKITGLAENNLVVKALNLVTQEKEIPAIDIHLLKRIPSGAGLGGGSSDAAFMLKLLNESFELGYSIDDLMIKASKIGADCPFFLHNKPLLATGVGDQFEAVDVNLKGYYLMLVKPDLSVNTKEAYSMIVPKQPEHSLKDIIQRPFAEWNELMINDFETPIFKKYPEICNIKNQLLEMGALYASMSGSGSSLYGIFKNKPDSKGMFKNYFVWCDKLN, from the coding sequence ATGATCTGTTTCCCAAACGCAAAAATAAATTTAGGACTACAAATCGTATCTCGCAGACAAGATGGTTATCATAATCTGGAGACAATTTTTTATCCAATCGAACTAAAAGAAGGATTGGAAATTACTTCAGCTTCCAAATCAGATGAATTAAATACTCAAAATAAGTTTCGTCTATTTACTTACGGGGATAAAATTACTGGCTTAGCAGAAAACAACCTGGTAGTCAAAGCTTTGAATCTAGTCACACAAGAGAAAGAAATACCGGCAATTGATATTCATCTTCTTAAAAGAATACCATCAGGTGCCGGACTAGGTGGAGGTTCATCAGATGCAGCTTTTATGTTAAAGCTATTGAACGAATCTTTCGAACTTGGTTACTCAATTGACGATTTGATGATAAAAGCTTCTAAAATAGGAGCCGATTGCCCATTTTTTCTTCATAATAAACCTCTATTGGCTACAGGAGTTGGTGATCAATTCGAAGCTGTTGATGTTAACCTAAAGGGCTATTATCTAATGTTAGTAAAGCCTGATTTATCAGTTAATACTAAAGAGGCATACTCAATGATAGTCCCCAAACAACCTGAGCATTCTTTAAAGGATATAATTCAGAGACCTTTTGCTGAATGGAACGAGTTAATGATAAATGATTTCGAAACACCTATATTTAAAAAATATCCCGAAATTTGTAATATTAAGAATCAATTACTTGAAATGGGAGCTCTATATGCATCTATGAGTGGATCTGGTTCATCTTTGTATGGTATCTTCAAAAATAAACCTGATTCAAAAGGTATGTTTAAGAACTATTTTGTATGGTGTGACAAACTAAATTAA